GCAGAACTGGATAGTTGATCCTATAAACAACATACTAAAGACAATCCGACACGATGATACCTCTAAGATTGCCCTCATGTCGCAGAAATCGTTGGATTCCGACTTGCAGTCCTTAGAGAGGATGGTTTTGGATTATGTGAAAGATTCGCAGTCTGATGcagatattgattttgctgCATTACAAGAGGCAACTAGGTCTGGAGATATGACAGTGGTGATGAGCAACTACGAAAGGGATCTGAAGTCGCCCGTTAAGTCGATCATTCTCGGAGACATGGTTCGAAATATACTTATCCAAATACAAAAGACCAAAGTCGACGGCTCGTTAGCCCTAAATGGCGTAGACCAAATATTGAAGAGCCAGGAACTTGTGTTTGGATTTGTTGCAGCCTCGCCAAGTTTATTTATCCTATGGGCCCTGAAGAACTCCTTCATGAGCTGGTACAATGGCGAGAGCTATGAGAGATCAAGAAAGTCGTATATGTCCCAACTACAGAGTCGAATGTCTAAGAGCTTGGGTACTGTTGAGAAGCTCGTTGGTTTTCTCGTTGTACAAGAGAGGGGCGGAGGTGTATGTACTTTCAGCAATGGTGAAAGCAAACAAGACTACTACAAAAATGGACTTATCTTTATCGAGTTGAAGCATCTGAAAGCACTAGCCTCTCAAGTGCTGCCAGTGTACATGCTGCAACAATTCAACGAAGATCTTGAAGATCTCATACAACAGCATCACAGTGCCGAGTACAAGTTATTCACCGTCCAGCGCATCTGGAACGTCTATGGACGGTATCTGAGATAACAgggtgtttttttttttttttttaaaaaaaagagagttATAGATGTGTACATATTCAACATAACGGCGATATATAGTTTGGTCACTAGGAACAGATGGAGTTGATAATTCTGCTTCCAATTGTTGCACCGGCACCGAAAATAATAGAGTCCCACAGCCTTTTCAGGAAGTTAGACCCTGCTCCTCCTCCTCTGCTCttctgctgctgctgcGGTTGTTCAAATggttgctgctgttgttgttggtaaCCCATTCTGTTGGTGGCAATAAAGAATTGTAAATTGCTTAATTATACAAAGAACAGATATGTTacaataaagaaaaaacaagcTGAACAAGGAAGAGGGCTGGAGctttggaaaagaaaagacaaCGGGGGGGATTTTCGAAgagggaagaaaaaaaaagggggggACAGGTGAGAACGCTGAGCCACTTCAACAAAGCTTCACCTTGGCATTACGACTTCAAGGGTGTTTCTAGTTTATTTGTTAACCAGGAGAGAGCGGACACTGCTGTTGGAGTGGGACGTGTCTGGGTTGGAACCGGCAACGGTGGTCTCTGTAGTGGATGTTGTGGCGGTGGGGGAGTTCAGGTGGAGAGAGGGCGGTACAAATGTATCGGGGATGGTCGACCTCATGGACGGCGCTGGTGACGGAGAAGGAGAtgaaggagaagatggtgaaggagaagatggtgaaggagaaggagatgaAGTTTTCGATTTCAATTGACTCGGTATAGAGGGTGTTTGTGTAACACCTTGCCCAGCCTCTTGCCGTATTATTTCTTGTAttacttcttcttgttgctcttcttcttgttgctcttcttcctttgtttcttcttgttggaGCTCGAGTGGGGTTCTGCGATTGCTCCCTGGAGTTGCTGGCGTACGATTGCTCCCCGTAGGTGTAGTTGGACTTGTTTCTCCAGAAACGGCAACCGTTGGTGTACTGTTCCCAGACTCGGTAGACGCTCTTGACACTTCTGGCTCCTCCACCTCCTCTAATTCGTCAACAGTCATGTGGTATCCACTAAGGGCGCTTTCcttgatttccaaataaaCCTCGTTATGTGTAGTTTCCCGCAACTCCTCGAGCCGGTGTTGTTTGTACATGTCTGACATGCTCCGATTCATTTGAAACGCATCGTTGACAAAGGCACGTAGGAACACAGTGATCATATACTTTGACACCACAAATCCAATTACAATCACTAGAAACGCCCTAGTAGATTCACTACCAATAGCTTCCTCATAATATTCTTGTAAAAACTCATACATCGCCATGATTTTCGTGGAAACAGCATGGCTGGTCTGTTCGACATATGGAGTGACATACTTACCATGCAATAGAGCGTATTCACTGGCCCAGGACTTGATTGGCTCTTGATCGACAATCCAGTTGCCCCATGTTGATAGAAATCCATAAACTGATTCTGCAACACCCAGGGTAAATGTCTCTGCCCTTGAGATACTCTCCTTAATCCAAGGGTTCTCATGGGCAAACCGGACAACAACCGCATaaacatcttcaacatgTCTTAATGCCCATGCAATGGCGGGTTGTTGCACAATGTTCTCGAAGAACTTCAATGTTGCACATGGTTCCGCTTGTACAATTGGCGCCTCCTCTGTAGGATGGCCCAAATGCTTAATATGATCCTTGAAAGTTTCGGCACAATCGTCGATATAGGGAGACACCATCTCTTTGAACCCCCTGGCCCGGACAGAAATTGTCTCCAAAACTGGCCGGACGTCGTCTAATGTGtaaccttcttcaactgcacggaaaaacaaaatagagGCAATGATGAGCAGCCCGTAGTAGATTCCAACAAGGGGGAAGGCCATTGTTTGCTGTTTCTATATTCTTTGTGTTTCTCTTGTCTGTAGTAGAGATATACTCAGAGATGATCAAgatctttctctttctcccAACAGTTTCTCTTCCTTCTCAGACTCTGTTTAAATTTTGTTGCTCATTTGGAATGTccattttctatttttttccaagcGAGAGAGATCTCGGGGAGagtaggaaaaaaaaagtacatacaaacaaaaggaCAATGCCGTCTCCAGCCTAATTAGGGTGGTTGCCAGATGTGGAAAGTCCCTTTGTTGGACATTATCGTGTGTATCAACACTGTCTCtaaaaaggagaaagaaataCTATTATTAAAGGTGGGCTAGATACACGGAAAGAAAACCTGCCCAAGTCATTGGAATGGAGTGTTAATTGACAATGGAACCTAAGAAACTTGTTGAAGTGATGAATATCCTCCTGGTGGGTGCCACGTGTGGTGTTTCCATGGCCCATGTTGTCCCCATGTTGCGCCCGTTTCTCAAGTACGGCAAGACTCTCGATAAAGGAGATGCTTTACCGACATATGTTGGTGTCTATGTTCCCAAACGCTGGTTTCTACACTTTTACCAATTGCATGTGGCTTTGAGCTGCATGAGTTTCTTCCTCGTGTGGGTTGTTGGAGAGAAAGGATGGAATGACTTGCATGTGTTGACGCTCTTCAACCTATTACAAAGCTCGAGAAGACTCTATGAGTGTAACAATGTCTCCAAGTTTTCGGCACATGCAAAGATGCATTTGACACACTATCTTGTTGGGTTGTTCTTCTACAGTGCCATCAACATATACCCACTCTGCTGGGCTCTTGAGGGTGATGGTCATCGTGTCCCCTTTACAAGGATAATTCTGGCATCGTTGGTCTTTGCTGTAGCTTACAACGACCAAATGATGAACCACTGGTTACTTTCTAGACAAAAGAAGTACTTTTTACCTAAGGAGAGACTCTTCACTGTGGTTGTATGTCCTCATTACCTTGACGAAATTGTAATCTACCTCTCCTTTCTGATTGTAAGGCCGGGCCTCGCCTATTTGGTAGTTTCCGCTTGGGTTATCACAAACCTTTCAATATCAGCCAACCAGTCGTGGATGTTCTATTTGAAACAGGGAGATATTAAACAGAACCATTATAGAGTCATCCCTTTTATATATTAACATTGTCgatgttttgttttgcgTCGTGCTCTTCACTTTTACCATAAGGCCAGACACTTACTACATGTCCTCATGGCAAAACATCACTGTGTTTAGTCTCTGTACTTTGAAAGACAAAGTGAAGCATTGGTGCCTCCGAAACCAAAACTATTTGTTAATGCACACTCTAATTCGACCTTTTGCGACTTGTTAGAGACATAATCGAAAATAAAGTCATCCTCTCCATTGTCGTCATCGTGCATGCCTGGGTTGTCGCAGTTCAGTGTTGGTGGAACAACACCGTGGTGGATGGCGAGGACGGTGAATATGGCTTCAACAGAGCCTGCAGCACCCAGCAAATGCCCAATTTGCCCCTTACTTGAACTGACCTTCAGGTTGGGATTGGCTACTTCAAAGAGCCTCTTGATGGCAAAGTTTTCTGCTCTGTCTCCTAATACTGTCGATGTGGCATGCGCATTGACGTATCCAACATTCCTAGGATCAATGTTGGCCCTCCAGATTGCCATCTCCATTGCTCTTTTAGCACCATCTCCTTCAGAACTGGGGGTAGTTATGTGTGTTGCATCTCCTGATAGTCCATACCCTTTAAGTTCGGCATAAATCGGAGCACCCCGAGCCTTTGCATGTTCAAGCTCTTCCAGGATCAATATTCCTGCACCTTCTCCAAGCACAAAACCGCTACGATCTCTATCAAACGGCCTGGAGGCCTTCGTTGGCTCATCGACATACCTTGTCGTAACTGACTTTGCTCTTGCAAATCCACCAAGGGAAACAGGATTCAATGCTGCCTCCGATGCCCCACAAACAATAACATCTGCATAATCATCTTTGATGAATCTGTAAGAGTCCCCAATAGAGTGCACACCCGTAGCGCATGCAGTAGAAACCGAATGGTTGATACCTTTCAACCCATATTTGATTGATACGTTTCCACTTGCCATATTTGTAAGCAGTCTAGGTATAAACATAGGCTGCAGTTTCCTATACCCcgatttatcaaaacttATTGAGTTATTAACGGTATCTTCAAATGACCCAATACCCGAACCAATGCAAACACCGGTCCTCCAGCGTTCTTCTTCAGTCATGTCAAAGGTATTTAGTTTGGCATCTTTCAATGCTTCCTCGGCAGCAACCAGTGCGTATTGGATGAAGGGTGAATATCTACGCAGTTCATGTGAAGCAAAGTGGTCGGACGCTATAAAACTGTATTCACTTGATGGGTCCGTTGGAATCTTACCTACAACTTTCGATGGTATCTCGGAATACTGACTGGCATCAGGCAATTGTGATGTGGAAATCAATCCTGATTTAGAAGTAATTAGTTTCTCCCACGAGTGTTTCACACCAAGTCCCAAAGGTGTAACTGCGCCTAACCCCGTGATAACAACTCGGCGTGGGTACATTGGTTCTCTGTTATTTCTTTGGTTCAACAGTTTGTTACATTAGATGGAAATCTCAACTTGTCGTGCAGATGGGgaaatttcctttttttttcacttttcaTGTTtcaccaaaaaaaaaaaaaaaaatttttttaccCATACTTAAAGTTTCTCTTCAAAGGATAGCTAACGGCAGAGATTCATATCATAATGGCCGGGGGGAAACAACTCAAGAAGCTAAGAGAGTCTCTTAAAAATGCAGGTCTGACAAACCAATCCTTTGGTAAAAAAGGAAAGGGTAAAGGTAAGAAAAGCGCACAGGACAAACTAAGAAAAGATGATAAACAAAAGGTATTATCTGAAATCAGAGAGCAATTCAACCCATTTGATGTTAAAGTAAGCAGGAATAAAAGGGCGGACG
The window above is part of the Pichia kudriavzevii chromosome 1, complete sequence genome. Proteins encoded here:
- a CDS encoding uncharacterized protein (PKUD0A07440); this encodes MAFPLVGIYYGLLIIASILFFRAVEEGYTLDDVRPVLETISVRARGFKEMVSPYIDDCAETFKDHIKHLGHPTEEAPIVQAEPCATLKFFENIVQQPAIAWALRHVEDVYAVVVRFAHENPWIKESISRAETFTLGVAESVYGFLSTWGNWIVDQEPIKSWASEYALLHGKYVTPYVEQTSHAVSTKIMAMYEFLQEYYEEAIGSESTRAFLVIVIGFVVSKYMITVFLRAFVNDAFQMNRSMSDMYKQHRLEELRETTHNEVYLEIKESALSGYHMTVDELEEVEEPEVSRASTESGNSTPTVAVSGETSPTTPTGSNRTPATPGSNRRTPLELQQEETKEEEQQEEEQQEEVIQEIIRQEAGQGVTQTPSIPSQLKSKTSSPSPSPSSPSPSSPSSPSPSPAPSMRSTIPDTFVPPSLHLNSPTATTSTTETTVAGSNPDTSHSNSSVRSLLVNK
- a CDS encoding uncharacterized protein (PKUD0A07450; similar to Saccharomyces cerevisiae YIL049W (DFG10); ancestral locus Anc_7.235), which encodes MEPKKLVEVMNILLVGATCGVSMAHVVPMLRPFLKYGKTLDKGDALPTYVGVYVPKRWFLHFYQLHVALSCMSFFLVWVVGEKGWNDLHVLTLFNLLQSSRRLYECNNVSKFSAHAKMHLTHYLVGLFFYSAINIYPLCWALEGDGHRVPFTRIILASLVFAVAYNDQMMNHWLLSRQKKYFLPKERLFTVVVCPHYLDEIVIYLSFLIVRPGLAYLVVSAWVITNLSISANQSWMFYLKQGDIKQNHYRVIPFIY
- a CDS encoding uncharacterized protein (PKUD0A07460; similar to Saccharomyces cerevisiae YER061C (CEM1); ancestral locus Anc_7.242); translation: MYPRRVVITGLGAVTPLGLGVKHSWEKLITSKSGLISTSQLPDASQYSEIPSKVVGKIPTDPSSEYSFIASDHFASHELRRYSPFIQYALVAAEEALKDAKLNTFDMTEEERWRTGVCIGSGIGSFEDTVNNSISFDKSGYRKLQPMFIPRLLTNMASGNVSIKYGLKGINHSVSTACATGVHSIGDSYRFIKDDYADVIVCGASEAALNPVSLGGFARAKSVTTRYVDEPTKASRPFDRDRSGFVLGEGAGILILEELEHAKARGAPIYAELKGYGLSGDATHITTPSSEGDGAKRAMEMAIWRANIDPRNVGYVNAHATSTVLGDRAENFAIKRLFEVANPNLKVSSSKGQIGHLLGAAGSVEAIFTVLAIHHGVVPPTLNCDNPGMHDDDNGEDDFIFDYVSNKSQKVELECALTNSFGFGGTNASLCLSKYRD